From the genome of Paracoccus seriniphilus, one region includes:
- a CDS encoding F0F1 ATP synthase subunit B' gives MFSLLQEAATHAAEHTEDAAAAVAQHGDAAAHGADAAGHAAEASTGLPQLDLSSFPNQIFWLVVTILVLYWVLSKIALPRIAAVISDRQGAITGDLMAAEEFKQKAKDAEAAYDKALADARSEAQKIVAANRADIQAELDKAIAKADAEIAARTAESEKRLAEIRESAAADASTVARDVTAELVRSFGGSVDQAAVDQAVDQRMKGAVQ, from the coding sequence ATGTTCAGCCTGTTGCAAGAGGCCGCCACGCACGCGGCCGAACACACCGAAGACGCTGCCGCGGCTGTGGCGCAGCACGGCGATGCCGCTGCGCATGGTGCCGACGCGGCCGGCCACGCTGCCGAAGCCAGCACCGGTCTTCCGCAGCTCGATCTCAGCAGCTTCCCGAACCAGATCTTCTGGCTCGTGGTGACGATCCTGGTGCTTTACTGGGTGCTGTCCAAGATTGCGTTGCCCCGGATCGCCGCGGTCATCTCGGACCGGCAGGGGGCCATTACCGGCGACCTGATGGCTGCCGAGGAATTCAAACAAAAGGCCAAGGACGCCGAAGCTGCCTATGACAAGGCGCTGGCGGATGCCCGGTCCGAAGCTCAGAAGATTGTCGCCGCCAACCGCGCCGACATTCAGGCCGAGCTGGACAAGGCAATTGCCAAGGCTGATGCCGAGATTGCTGCCCGCACGGCGGAATCCGAAAAGCGTCTGGCCGAGATTCGTGAGTCCGCAGCTGCGGATGCCAGCACCGTTGCACGTGACGTGACGGCGGAACTGGTGCGCAGCTTTGGTGGTTCCGTGGATCAGGCTGCTGTCGATCAGGCAGTGGATCAGCGCATGAAAGGGGCCGTGCAATGA
- a CDS encoding F0F1 ATP synthase subunit C — MEGNIGELGQYIGVGLTAIGMGGAAIGVGNVAGNFLSGALRNPSAAAGQTATLFIGMAFAEALGIFSFLVALLLMFAV, encoded by the coding sequence ATGGAAGGCAATATCGGAGAACTGGGCCAGTACATCGGCGTCGGCCTGACCGCTATCGGCATGGGCGGAGCAGCAATCGGTGTGGGCAACGTTGCCGGCAACTTCCTCTCGGGCGCCCTGCGCAATCCTTCGGCCGCAGCCGGCCAGACCGCTACGCTGTTCATCGGCATGGCCTTCGCGGAAGCTCTGGGGATCTTCTCGTTCCTGGTCGCGCTTCTGCTGATGTTCGCGGTCTGA